In Streptomyces sp. NBC_01439, the following are encoded in one genomic region:
- a CDS encoding DUF5954 family protein, which produces MDRGDMGPRGSRPVVVRVPVEPVEAAMEADALDAAARAGDVVVRGPLFGVAAQSAEDGPRWRVVLEVTAGCPQQARDGLNSRLWFQAKDDAQDRAERRELLAAVARLESERVDELLVAGTRYRVVRAEEYAASGPGGIEAPRPTDPEPLVPDWERTVREPEIDDGLVVDPDAPVTPTQAFEQLALRGLCYTGGRFPEEVRADSRRALDTHPDVLLMPPTFSVVERTTDGWRPVSGPHATPHAARKSLDFALTWMWPRMRGHIPEDADPRTDARTGTAAGGGESADLRAAKLAAYAGAADTLRAGRVNRLEFQGTLYQIVRTRRLLRWGPDGPEGPRPSDVNSQDPARIHLTLDEDGRVLPDD; this is translated from the coding sequence ATGGACCGTGGGGACATGGGGCCGCGCGGGTCGCGGCCGGTGGTGGTGCGGGTACCGGTGGAACCGGTGGAAGCCGCAATGGAAGCCGACGCGCTCGACGCCGCGGCGCGGGCGGGTGACGTGGTGGTGCGCGGCCCGCTGTTCGGCGTGGCGGCGCAGTCCGCCGAGGACGGGCCGCGGTGGCGGGTGGTGCTCGAAGTGACGGCCGGTTGCCCGCAGCAGGCGCGCGACGGGCTGAACTCCCGGCTGTGGTTCCAGGCGAAGGACGATGCGCAGGACAGGGCGGAGCGGCGCGAGCTGCTGGCGGCGGTCGCCCGGCTGGAGAGCGAGCGCGTCGACGAACTCCTCGTGGCCGGGACCCGGTACCGGGTGGTGCGGGCCGAGGAGTACGCGGCTTCGGGCCCGGGCGGCATCGAGGCGCCGCGCCCGACGGATCCGGAGCCCCTCGTCCCCGACTGGGAACGGACCGTCCGGGAGCCCGAGATCGATGACGGTCTGGTCGTGGATCCGGACGCACCGGTCACCCCGACCCAGGCGTTCGAGCAGCTGGCGCTGCGCGGCCTGTGCTACACGGGCGGGCGGTTCCCCGAGGAGGTGCGCGCCGACTCTCGGCGGGCCCTGGACACCCACCCGGACGTTCTGCTGATGCCGCCGACCTTCAGCGTCGTGGAGCGGACCACGGACGGCTGGCGGCCGGTCAGCGGCCCGCACGCGACTCCGCACGCCGCCCGCAAGTCGCTGGACTTCGCCCTGACCTGGATGTGGCCGCGGATGCGCGGTCACATCCCCGAGGACGCCGACCCGCGCACGGACGCCCGTACGGGGACGGCCGCGGGCGGCGGGGAGAGCGCCGACCTGCGGGCCGCGAAGCTGGCGGCGTACGCCGGGGCCGCCGACACGCTCCGGGCCGGACGCGTCAACCGGCTGGAGTTCCAGGGCACCCTGTACCAGATCGTCCGTACCCGCCGCCTGCTGCGCTGGGGGCCCGACGGGCCGGAGGGCCCCCGGCCGTCCGACGTCAACAGCCAGGACCCCGCGCGCATCCACCTCACGCTCGACGAAGACGGCCGCGTCCTCCCCGACGACTGA
- a CDS encoding VOC family protein produces the protein MNWTLEVVPVPVTDMDRAKSFYADQVGFGVDLDDEVSPGVRIIQLTPPGSRCSIAMLQGMPGAPGGQVMAPGTLHGLQLCVTDIEAAREELVARGVDVSPVRNLGASGWQEGKGGTWNSFLTFADPDGNSWIVQEAPSELSER, from the coding sequence GTGAACTGGACGCTCGAAGTCGTCCCCGTCCCTGTCACCGACATGGACCGCGCCAAGAGCTTCTACGCCGACCAGGTCGGCTTCGGCGTCGACCTCGACGACGAGGTCTCCCCCGGCGTGCGCATCATCCAGCTGACCCCGCCCGGTTCCCGGTGCTCCATCGCCATGCTCCAGGGGATGCCCGGGGCACCCGGCGGCCAGGTCATGGCGCCCGGCACCCTGCACGGCCTCCAGCTGTGCGTCACGGACATCGAGGCGGCCCGCGAGGAGCTGGTGGCCCGGGGCGTGGACGTGTCGCCCGTCCGGAACCTCGGCGCATCGGGCTGGCAGGAGGGCAAGGGCGGCACCTGGAACTCCTTCCTGACCTTCGCCGACCCCGACGGCAACAGCTGGATCGTCCAAGAGGCCCCGTCGGAGCTGTCCGAGCGCTGA
- a CDS encoding LCP family protein, whose protein sequence is MRRTAVALTLLTALCCGSFVGLQAVSAASASAGGGGGGGRGTNILVVGIDSRAGLSSAEKRRLHVGGKGCNCTDVMMLVHLSQNRRRASIVSIPRDSYVEYAATSTTAVAPARSGKINGAFALGGGPLTVATVEKATGLHVDHYLETGFTGFEQTVDNLGGATVCTDKPLKDENSGLDIGAGRHLADGNRALRYVRARHVNLRPGDLGRVRRQQRVVNDLLARLTAEGALAGPISTARTVRTLLKTVRTDARTGLDDLVRIGWALGRLRSDRTEFATVPIRLFDHRVPGVGSTLVWDEARSAALWAALGADRPITGDTRIQPVAENPAPTDPARIAVRVDDAEVAAALRGNGFVVTDTSATAPPERPAGPPLIRYATGQEDNAATVAAALPGARLQSDGDLDAVVEVTVGARPVRVKSVTFDRNVADGAPVTAGSLRCAEAPASAGAAGPGSAVEPSGRR, encoded by the coding sequence TTGCGTCGTACCGCTGTCGCTCTGACCCTGCTCACCGCACTCTGCTGCGGTTCCTTCGTGGGCCTCCAGGCCGTCTCGGCCGCGAGTGCGTCGGCAGGCGGAGGTGGCGGTGGCGGCCGGGGCACCAACATCCTGGTCGTCGGCATCGACAGCCGCGCCGGACTTTCCTCGGCCGAGAAGCGGCGGCTCCACGTGGGCGGCAAGGGCTGCAACTGCACCGACGTGATGATGCTCGTCCACCTGTCGCAGAACCGGCGGCGCGCGAGCATCGTCTCCATCCCGCGCGACTCCTACGTCGAGTACGCGGCCACCAGCACCACGGCCGTCGCCCCGGCCCGCAGCGGCAAGATCAACGGTGCGTTCGCGCTCGGCGGGGGCCCGCTCACCGTGGCCACCGTCGAGAAGGCCACCGGTCTGCACGTCGACCACTACTTGGAGACCGGCTTCACGGGCTTCGAGCAGACGGTCGACAACCTCGGCGGCGCCACCGTGTGCACGGACAAGCCGCTCAAGGACGAGAACTCGGGGCTCGACATCGGCGCCGGCCGCCACCTCGCCGACGGGAACCGGGCGCTGCGCTACGTCCGGGCCCGGCACGTCAACCTCCGGCCCGGCGACCTCGGCCGGGTCCGCCGCCAGCAGCGCGTGGTCAACGACCTGCTGGCCCGGCTCACCGCGGAGGGCGCCCTGGCCGGCCCGATCAGCACGGCGCGGACCGTGCGCACCCTGCTGAAGACCGTACGCACCGACGCCCGGACGGGCCTGGACGACCTGGTGCGCATCGGTTGGGCCCTCGGTCGCCTCAGGTCGGACCGGACGGAGTTCGCGACCGTACCCATCCGGCTGTTCGACCACCGCGTCCCCGGTGTGGGTTCCACCCTGGTGTGGGACGAGGCCCGTTCCGCCGCGCTCTGGGCCGCGCTCGGTGCGGACCGCCCGATCACCGGCGACACGCGGATCCAGCCCGTCGCGGAGAATCCGGCCCCCACCGATCCGGCCCGGATCGCCGTCCGGGTGGACGACGCCGAGGTCGCCGCCGCCCTGCGCGGCAACGGGTTCGTCGTCACCGACACCTCGGCGACCGCACCGCCCGAGCGCCCGGCGGGCCCGCCGCTCATCCGGTACGCCACCGGCCAGGAGGACAACGCGGCTACCGTGGCGGCCGCGCTGCCCGGCGCCCGTCTGCAGAGCGACGGTGACCTCGACGCGGTCGTCGAGGTCACCGTCGGCGCACGGCCCGTCCGGGTCAAGAGCGTCACCTTCGACCGCAACGTGGCCGACGGCGCCCCCGTGACCGCCGGTAGCCTCCGCTGCGCCGAAGCCCCGGCGTCGGCCGGGGCGGCCGGGCCGGGGAGCGCCGTGGAGCCATCCGGGCGACGATGA